Proteins from a single region of Parambassis ranga chromosome 18, fParRan2.1, whole genome shotgun sequence:
- the aldh4a1 gene encoding delta-1-pyrroline-5-carboxylate dehydrogenase, mitochondrial gives MLRVRAAASRSWRGLKTLPRVAVEVKNEPILSFEEGSPERAELLKALDSLKGKTEEIPCVVGDEHVWTKDIRYQLSPFNHSHKVAKFCYADKELINKAILASVAARKEWDLKPVRDRAQILFKAADVISGPKRAEILAKTMIGQGKTVVQAEIDAAPELIDFFRFNAKHAIELESQQPLDAPGSTNTMLYRGLEGFVAAVAPFNFTAIGGNLAGTPALMGNVVLWKPSDSAMSASYAVYRVLRECGLPPNIIQFLPADGPVFGDTVTSSEHLAGINFTGSVPTFKRLWKQVAQNLDIYRTFPRLAGECGGKNFHFVHTSADVQSVVMGTVRSAFEYGGQKCSACSRMYVPDSLWPQIRQQLLDVHRSITVGDPVEDFSTFFSAVIDDKSFARIKKWLNHAKSSPNLSIIAGGNCDDQKGYFVEPTVIVTKDPQDAIMNEEIFGPVLTVYVYPDSTYREVLQLIDSTSPYALTGAVFAQDQTVIDEAAKVLRNAAGNYYVNDKSTGSIVAQQPFGGARASGTNDKPGGPHYVLRWTSPQVVKQTHVPLTEWKYPYMG, from the exons ATGCTCCGTGTGAGAGCGGCGGCGTCCCGGTCCTGGAGGGG gttgaAAACGTTGCCCCGTGTAGCGGTGGAGGTGAAAAATGAGCCCATCCTGTCCTTCGAAGAGGGAAGTCCAGAGAGAGCTGAGCTGCTGAAG GCCTTAGACAGTCTGAAGGGGAAGACGGAGGAGATCCCGTGTGTGGTTGGAGATGAACACGTGTGGACCAAAGACATCAGATATCAGCTATCG CCCTTCAATCACTCACACAAGGTGGCAAAGTTCTGCTACGCTGACAAG GAGCTGATCAATAAAGCCATCCTCGCATCTGTGGCAGCAAGGAAGGAGTGGGACCTGAAGCCGGTCCGGGACCGAGCCCAGATCCTGTTCAAGGCCGCCGACGTCATCAGCGGGCCAAAGAGAGCTGAGATCCTAGCTAAGACCATGATTggacag ggaaaGACGGTGGTTCAGGCAGAGATTGACGCTGCCCCCGAGCTCATTGACTTCTTCAGATTTAATGCTAAACACGCCATCGAACTGGAGAGCCAGCAGCCACTCGACGCACCGGGAAGCACCAACACCATGCTGTACCGGGGGCTGgag GGTTTTGTAGCAGCTGTGGCTCCTTTTAACTTCACTGCCATCGGTGGGAACCTGGCAGGTACCCCGGCTCTGATG GGGAACGTGGTTCTGTGGAAGCCCAGTGACAGCGCCATGTCTGCCAGCTACGCTGTGTACAGAGTCCTGAGAGAGTGTGGTCTGCCCCCAAACATCATCCAGTTCCTCCCAGCGGACGGCCCGGTGTTCGGGGACACCGTCACCTCTTCTGAGCACCTGGCAGGCATCAACTTCACCGGCAGTGTACC GACGTTTAAGCGTCTGTGGAAGCAGGTCGCTCAGAACCTGGACATCTATCGGACCTTCCCTCGCCTGGCAGGAG AGTGTGGCGGAAAGAACTTCCACTTCGTCCACACGTCTGCGGACGTCCAGAGCGTGGTGATGGGGACCGTCCGCTCTGCTTTCGAGTATGGGGGTCAGAAGTGCTCGGCCTGCTCCAGGATGTACGTGCCTGACAGCCTGTGGCCGCAgatcagacagcagctcctggaCGTGCACCGCAGCATCACAGTGGGAGAC CCTGTGGAAGACTTCAGCACCTTCTTCTCAGCCGTGATCGATGATAAG TCCTTCGCTCGGATAAAGAAGTGGCTCAACCACGCCAAGTCTTCCCCAAATCTGAGCATCATCGCCGGCGGGAACTGTGATGATCAGAAAGGTTACTTTGTGGAGCCGACCGTCATCGTGACCAAAGACCCACAGGACGCCATCATGAATGAG GAAATCTTCGGGCCGGTCCTCACGGTGTACGTTTACCCTGACAGCACCTACAGAGAGGTGCTGCAGCTGATCGACAGCACGTCGCCGTACGCTCTGACGGGTGCCGTGTTCGCCCAGGACCA GACGGTGATCGACGAGGCAGCCAAAGTTCTGAGAAACGCTGCAGGAAACTACTACGTCAATGATAAATCCACCGGCTCCATCGTGGCACAGCAGCCATTTGGGGGCGCCAGAGCATCAG GTACAAACGACAAGCCCGGAGGTCCACACTACGTCCTGAGGTGGACGTCTCCCCAGGTGGTGAAGCAGACACACGTCCCCCTCACAGAGTGGAAGTACCCCTACATGGGTTGA